The following DNA comes from Seriola aureovittata isolate HTS-2021-v1 ecotype China chromosome 15, ASM2101889v1, whole genome shotgun sequence.
ggtaatccagccttagTCTCAACAATCATCCAGTGATTTAATATATAATCTAACTGAATAATGGGAATGTTACTGCATTGATTTGTATGTAAATGACCTGGATATCTATAGAAGATGGGATATAGAAAAGGGGTACGAGCCATTAGAACAACAGTGCGCCCCAGTGGTGTGTCATGGTCACTGCAGGCGAAACGCGAGTCGCTCAGTTTGTCCTTTGTTGTTTCCTATCATCAGCCCCACGCCTCGCTCAAGTGGCCCCTCCTCAGTCTCTCCGGCTTTGTACCCAGAGCTGAACCCACGCCGCGGCTACCTTGTCCAGGATCGCTGGGCTGCTAAATATCGGAAAATGGCCCTTCACGTTCCCAAAGCTCCGGGCTTTGCCCAAATGTTGAAGGATGGTGCCAAGGTGAGGATAAATCAGCGTGTTGGAGTAGTTGGTCAGCTTTGTGTGAATTATTCTgagctagcatgctagctagCGTTAGCCCCTGAGTTAGCACGTTCATTCGCAATCATGTGGGGAGAGTTCTAGAAAGCAGGCAGGCCGCTCGGAGATGCTGGACCCGAGGATGTTAGCATGAACTGAAGGCAGCCTTCTGCGTCTGCAACAGTCCCCTCAAGCACTTTAACATGTTGAATATGTAAAGCAGTGAAAAGTGACTGTCAAAACAGCAGTCACACCCAGTTAGCGTTAAAAGACTGTCAGAAATGAGGCTTTGATTGTCACCTCAGCTCATAGATGATGCTTCCTGTTTTGGGTCATCTTAGGCTTCAACACATCTTACATTTGCCCCTGCAGATTGCTTGCCTAGCTTATTATCCACACATATTCATAAGTTATTAAGCAGAATACCAATAACTTTTTCTCAGACTTGGACACTATTGAAATGTAATGTGAGATATTATTTTGTTGTATGATGCAGCACTATTCTGGACTTGAGGAGGCAGTCTTTCGTAACATCAGAGCCTGTAAGGAGCTTTCTCAGACCACACGCACCGCCTATGGTCCAAACGGTAAGCACCCTCCTCCAGCAATATGAAATAGATTTGTATgaaatctttgtgttttgaccTGATAAAACTTATTTTGGGTCGACGGCAAAATCAGTGATGGCTAAACTGAAACATTGTCTTACAGGTATGAACAAAATGGTCATCAACCACTTGGAGAAGCTGTTTGTCACCAATGATGCTGCAACAATTCTCAGAGAGCTTGAGGTAAGAGAAACTAACATTTTTGTGCCACATACTGCATACTGGAATGATTTATACAAGAggtaatttaaatttttttcttgaatgtcttttgttttatagGTGCAGCATCCAGCAGCCAAAATGATTGTGATGGCATCCCACATGCAAGAGCAGGAGGTCGGAGACGGTACAAACTTTGTCCTGGTGTTTGCCGGAGCTCTGCTGGAGCTGGCCGAAGAGCTGCTCAGGATGGGCCTGTCCGTGTCAGAGGTAAATAGATGTAGTCACTGGTCATCTTCATTCTCTTTGTGCTGTGTAGATTATGTGATGATATAACAGCAAAGACTTGAGTGTTGGTAGTAAATATTAGGATTCAGTCATGCTTTTGTAGCTGGTAGCAATCTgcctaaatgtaaatgtgtctttGCACAGGTGATTGAAGGCTATGAGATGGCATGTAGGAAGACTCTGGAGATCCTGCCAGACTGCGTATGTTCCTCAGCCAAGAACCTCCATGATGTTAAAGAGGCTACATCTCTGATCCGTACAGCAGTCATGAGTAAACAGTATGGCAATGAAGATTTCCTTGCCAGCCTCATTGCACAGGCCTGTGGTGAGTCAGCAATTCAGACTAGCTAAACCAAACTGGGACCGTCAGCTCTCAGAGATAATTGTCACTTGACAAAAGTCACTTGATGACAGTATTAACTTTGTATTTCtttgactttcttttctttactggTTTGTGCTACAGTCTCCATCTTGCCAGAGTCCGGCAATTTCAATGTTGATAGCGTCAGAGTATGCAAGATTTTGGTAAGCAGCCTCATCcattgaatatatttttctttgtgtgtgttgttttcctctAAATTAACGTCCCTGGTGTTTTTCAGGGTTGTGGGGTGACGGCATCCTCCATGCTACATGGCATGGTTTTTAAGAAGGAGGCAGAGGGTGACATCACATCTGTTAAAGATGCAAAGATTGCAATCTTCTCCTGCCCCTTTGACTGCATGGTGACAGAGACCAAGGTAATGAATACTGTAATGATTAAGTCTCTTTGATTCTTTAAAGAAATCTTACTGACAacaattaaaaattaatgattttttttggctctAACTCACTGTATTTCACTATCCATTTTGGTCAGTTTCACATTTGGGCTAAAATGTTGGCCACATGATCTGAATCTGTTTAACCTCCCCAAAGAGTGGAGACATGAGTGGTATTTTTTCATAAACTTGATTGCgaaatattattaaaacatcatacaaCCAAGAACTGGTTTGAGCTACTTTTCAGGGTTTagacaaaaaagagaagaaaatatgattttggGCTGTTGTGAAATTGCTAATGGTACTCACAGTGGACTTCTCTGTCACATAGGGCACAGTGCTGATAAACAATGCACAGGAGCTCATGGACTTCAGCAAGGGAGAGGAGGATATGATGGAGGCCCAGGTGAAGGCCATCAAGGAGACTGGTGCCAACGTGGTGGTTACTGGGGGGAAAGTGGCTGACATGGCGCTACACTATGCCAACAAGTACAAGCTCATGGTGGTGAGGTAAGACCAAGAAGACCTCCGATAATCCTAGTCAGTGTAAATTACAGAGTCATCAGAGCTAGGGGTTCTGAAGAGTTTTCTCATTAAACATTACACATTTCATCAAAATGATCTTCTACCAAAAGCACATAGTTTGAATTAAATGGTCAGGAGAGGGATGCCAGTGGTGTTGGCAGTGTTGTTGGAAAGTGACCTAAATGTGCACCTCCACCCTATGTTACCTGACTTCAGGacaagatgagagagagatttCAGTATGCAACATACTTGAAAGTCTTCTTTAGGCTAATGctacaaaaatgtcttttttcttgAATGACATAGTATAACTTTATACTTTTCATCTGAAGCATGATTCAAGTCTTTACTTGTCTGCCCTAGTTATATAATGTCAAATATTGTCATTATCATGacatcagacattttttttacatcaatctgtaattttatgattactgaaaaaaaaaatccacataaCTGAtgactgtattattattttagtgGTATTGTAAAGTCTTTTATCACAGGGTACTTCTGAGCCTTAAATTCTCCATTTTCCCTACCAGGCTTAACTCCAAGTGGGACCTCAGGAGGTTATGTAAGACTGTAGGAGCTGTAGCACTGCCCAGGATGGTGAGTCtagttatttttcattcagGTCCGATCTTTGAACCATAATGAAACTGACCATTATATCATGTATAATTACGCTTTTGTGCTTTCTTAGACGGCTCCAACTCCTGAGGAGATGGGTCACTGTGACAGTGTGTACCTGACAGAGGTGGGGGACACTCAGGTGGTGGTCTTCAAACATGGTAAATTACTTTTTGCTCCAGTCTTGTGAGCCTtcattttaaaccttttttttttttcgctccAGATATGTTCTTTTAGGCTTAACATGTTGTTTGGTCTTGATTGtttcaaacagagaaagaggacTGTGCCATCTCAACGGTGGTGGTCAGAGGTTCCACTGACAACCTGTTGGATGACATTGAGAGGGCTGTAGATGATGGAGTCAACACCTTCAAGGTTCTGGTCAGGGTAAGTCAGCGCAATCAACCACTGTAGTATCTTTCTAATAACTCTGATAATAAGTCGTAAATATTAAAGTTGTTTGCAGAAAAGATAAATGTGCTACATTGATAagtttctttcattctctcaaGGAATATTTGGAGTTGTTTGACTGTTGTGATTTcttgatactttttttttttttgttattttaactcAGTAGAACATTGTACAATGTACATACACCTTCCCTCCCCCATCTCTGTTTAGACTAGCACTGTCAGTGCAAATATATGGTCTATACCTTAAGTGGGTCTGTTAATACAGAGGCAGTCACCTTCCACAGTTACCAGCATGCTGGCCTTGGCTTTGTTTCCTGGGCCATGAACAATTCTAGCATGACTACATCTTGAAAGTATTACAAACACTTTCTAGTGTGATTTGTTGATGTTGAAAAGACAAAGTTgattattaattacattttttaatgagtttATGCTGAACTCTTTCATTTACCATTTGTCCtgcacagcagcttcagtttgtGTCATTCACTGTCTCTAGGACAAGCGCCTGGTTCCTGGAGCAGGAGCCACTGAGATTGAGCTGGCCAAACAGATCACCTCATATGGAGAGGTATGCAGATTTAAGTGCATTAGCTGAAACGGACCAGTGCCTCTCCTGTTCTTTGTGCCCTGTATGTCTTTAGTCTATCACCAGATGATACCTGGCAGTAATATgacctctgtttgtttgtttttttcacctccCTGTAGTCCTGCCCTGGTCTGGAGCAGTATTCCATTAAAAAGTTTGCTGAGGCTTTCGAGGCGTTGCCACGTGCACTGGCTGAGAACTCTGGTGTGAAGGGGAGCGAGCTCATCTCTAAACTGTACTCTGCACATCACgagggaaacaaaaacatgggCTTTGACATtgaggtgtgtttgtgaacagaAGAATACTTGTATGACTtgattatgatttatttaacaGTTATATTGTCTAGAAAATCCAGCACATATTAGCCCTTCTTATCAATTGAATATAAATTTCAGATTTTCCTTCTTGAAGCCTTAGCTTCAGGTTGATCCCTtcggaaaaacaaacaaatgtttgaatacagtattaataataatcactaACACACAACTAATTTCTCCCTATATACAGCCCAATTGTGAAAGTCACACAAAAGCTCTGTGAAGATATTTCCCTATGGTGCTGATTtcggggagaaaaaaaaattgcgaCAACAGTTACATAGTTTATGATGTGTGGACGTGTCTGATTTTGCCACATTACACTTAGAAAATCCTTAATATaatgcatttaaaatcaaatcctGTTACTAAGGTATTTGTTATATGGCAAGGTTAAGTATCCACAGCGGCATGTAACATTCAGATATGTAGACGATATTTATGCTTGACTGTACATTTTGTATCTGTTAATATTGACAGCCAATTAGTGGAAAATCAGACCAAGTAGAACATTTCAGACTCTGTTTTCCTGAATGCAGAGCAACCCATTGGATTTGTTTAAGACTGTTGaaactgcatgtttgtgtgttttggatgtGATGACTGATGGCTTTGATGTGATGTTGTCTTTTAGGGAGAGGGCCCCGCCTTGAAGGACATGCTTGAAGGTGGCATTATGGAGCCTTACCTGGTCAAACACTGGGGCATCAAACTGGCCACCAATGCTGCCATCACAGTACTTAGAGTTGATCAGGTGTGTACACAAATACTCATGACACACATAATAATCATAACATAATCAAAAGCAGCCACAAGTGTTTCTATGGATACTTATTCTTTCCAAGTTATGTGATTATATTCttaacatttcactttttgGCTGTCGCTATAACAGAATTTTCACGTGGTTATCTCACAGTTTCATCTGGTATCATGTCAAGCCCTTTATTCGTGG
Coding sequences within:
- the cct8 gene encoding T-complex protein 1 subunit theta isoform X1 codes for the protein MALHVPKAPGFAQMLKDGAKHYSGLEEAVFRNIRACKELSQTTRTAYGPNGMNKMVINHLEKLFVTNDAATILRELEVQHPAAKMIVMASHMQEQEVGDGTNFVLVFAGALLELAEELLRMGLSVSEVIEGYEMACRKTLEILPDCVCSSAKNLHDVKEATSLIRTAVMSKQYGNEDFLASLIAQACVSILPESGNFNVDSVRVCKILGCGVTASSMLHGMVFKKEAEGDITSVKDAKIAIFSCPFDCMVTETKGTVLINNAQELMDFSKGEEDMMEAQVKAIKETGANVVVTGGKVADMALHYANKYKLMVVRLNSKWDLRRLCKTVGAVALPRMTAPTPEEMGHCDSVYLTEVGDTQVVVFKHEKEDCAISTVVVRGSTDNLLDDIERAVDDGVNTFKVLVRDKRLVPGAGATEIELAKQITSYGESCPGLEQYSIKKFAEAFEALPRALAENSGVKGSELISKLYSAHHEGNKNMGFDIEGEGPALKDMLEGGIMEPYLVKHWGIKLATNAAITVLRVDQIIMAKAAGGPKAPKQRGHWDKDGWDEEPDHFDTHH
- the cct8 gene encoding T-complex protein 1 subunit theta isoform X2, with the protein product MALHVPKAPGFAQMLKDGAKHYSGLEEAVFRNIRACKELSQTTRTAYGPNGMNKMVINHLEKLFVTNDAATILRELEVQHPAAKMIVMASHMQEQEVGDGTNFVLVFAGALLELAEELLRMGLSVSEVIEGYEMACRKTLEILPDCVCSSAKNLHDVKEATSLIRTAVMSKQYGNEDFLASLIAQACVSILPESGNFNVDSVRVCKILGCGVTASSMLHGMVFKKEAEGDITSVKDAKIAIFSCPFDCMVTETKGTVLINNAQELMDFSKGEEDMMEAQVKAIKETGANVVVTGGKVADMALHYANKYKLMVVRLNSKWDLRRLCKTVGAVALPRMTAPTPEEMGHCDSVYLTEVGDTQVVVFKHEKEDCAISTVVVRGSTDNLLDDIERAVDDGVNTFKVLVRDKRLVPGAGATEIELAKQITSYGESCPGLEQYSIKKFAEAFEALPRALAENSGVKGSELISKLYSAHHEGNKNMGFDIEGEGPALKDMLEGGIMEPYLVKHWGIKLATNAAITVLRVDQIIMAKPAGGPKAPQGRKDFDEDD